In the Desulfuromonas sp. DDH964 genome, CGTGAAACACTGGAACAGGGGCGTCAGACCACCTCAACCAAGTATCAGGTGGAATTTTCTCCTCTGGCCAACCATCAATTCAGAGAACTTGGCCACAAGATTAACATGATGGTGATTAAAGGGGATCTGATCCTCTCCGGGGTCGAATTTAACCGCCCGAAACAGGACTCCAAGTAGGCATGAACTCTTCCCTTGTGATCAAAACAATAAAAAACCTCTCGCCGGCCCAGGCGCTGGTTTTTTACTATGCCCTGGCCATACTGATCGGCAGCTTGCTGCTGGCCACCCCCTGGGCGGCCCATGGCACGCCCCTCTCGCTGCTCGATGCCCTGTTCACCGCGACCTCGGCCCAATGCGTGACCGGGCTGATCGTGGTCGATACCGGGACCAAACTCACCCTTTTCGGGCAATGCGTCGTGCTGGTACTGATCCAGATCGGGGGGCTGGGGATCATGACCTTCTCGGTCTACCTCTTCATTTACCTGAAGGTCGGGGTGAGCAGCCGGGGGCGCTGGATTATCCACGAGACCCTGATGCACTCCCCGGTCAGCTCCTGGCGGGAGCTGATCCGGGGCATTTTTCTGCTCACCCTGGGAATCGAGGCGGTTGGGGCACTGCTGCTCGCTTTCGCCTTTGTGCCGGTTCTCGGCTTCTGGGACGGGATCTACAGCGCCCTGTTCCATTCCATCTCCGCCTTCTGCAACGCCGGGTTTTCGCTCTTTTCCGACAGCCTGGTCGGGTTCCGCGACAACCCGCTGGTCAACCTGACCGTCATGGCGCTGATCATTCTCGGCGGGATCGGCTTTCTGGTCATCCGGGAGTTGATCGAGGTTGGCAGAACGCGATCCCTGAAACGCTCGCAACGACCGAAACTTTCCCTGCACACCAAGATCGTGCTGGTCGCCAGTTCGTTTCTGATCGTCTACGGCGCGCTGATGATCGCCTGGCTGGAGGGGGGGAATGCCCTCGCCGGCATGCCGTTCATGGAGGGATTCTGGACCGCCCTGTTTCAGTCGGTCACTGCCCGCACCGCTGGGTTCAACACCATCGATCTGAATGCGTTTCGCGCGCCGACCGTCTTCCTGGTCATCTTCCTGATGTTTGTCGGGGCGTCGCCGGGATCGGCGGGGGGGGGCGTCAAGACTACCAGCATGGCGCTCTTCTTCGCGATTTTCTATAGCCGGCTCAAGGGGAACCAGCATACCAGCCTGTTTCGGCGCACCATTCCCGAGGAGGTGATTACCAAAGGCTTGGCCCTGGTGCTGCTTGCCATCATCCTGATTGCCCTGGCGCTCTTCGGCCTGATGATCGTCCAAAGCTCTGACCTTGCCCATGAAAACATGCGGGAATTTCTGGGCTACACCTTCGAGGCCTTCTCCGCTTTCGGTACCGTCGGTTTGTCGATCGGGGCGACCGCCAAGCTGAACCCCATGGGCAAGCTCATCATCATCCTGCTGATGTTCGTCGGCCGGGTGGGTCTTCTGACCATGGCCTTCGCCATCGCCGGGCGTGTCCGGCGGCATGCCCCGCGCTACGCCGAAGAAAACATCATGATCGGATAAGGGGAAAAACCGTTATGAAAAAGAAGTTTTGCGTCATTGGCCTGGGCAATTTCGGATATCACATCGTATCCACCCTGTACGCGGAAGGGCACGAGGTGACGGCGATCGACACCGACAAGGAGAAGGTCCAGGCGGTCAAGGATGTCTGCGACTACGCCATTCTGGGGGATGCCGCCAACAAGGATTTCCTGGCGTCGCAGGGTGTGCAGGAGATGGACGCGGTCGTGGTGTCAACGGGCGAGCATTCCCACCTCTCGACCCTGATGACCCTGTATCTCAAAGAGTTGAAGGTGCCGCGCATTGTGGTCAAGGCGATCAGCGAAGACCATGGTCGCATTCTCGACCGGGTCGGCGCCACCGATGTCATCTATCCGGAAAAGGACATGGCGATCCGCGCTGCCCGCAACCTGTCGAGCCCCAATGTCCTGGAATTCATTCCCCTCGCGGAAGACTACTCGCTCTCGGAGACCGCTCCCCCGAAACATTTCCTCGGCAAGACCCTGATCGACCTCGATCTGCGGAAAAAATTCCATCTCACCATCATCGCCATCAAGGATGTCCTGACTGACCAGTTCATCCCGGCCCCGCCCCCGACCTATCAGATCAAGGACAGCGACATCCTGGTCATTCTCGGGAAAACCGACGATATCGACAAGGCGCTGGAAGTCCGGAAGTAGCGGGTTTCCCTCCGGTCGACAGCGCGCACCGGGTTATTTGCCGGGCCCGGTTCCTGGTGGAGAGAGGCCGGTGACCAGGTTGGCGGCGAGAGTGCGCAGCAGCGTGAAGTAGGCCTCGGGCCCGGCCGCAAGGTCGGCGCCGAGGGGGTCGAGGATGCCGGTGCGGGCACCGGTCCCTGCGGTGAGGAGGGTCGCCAGTCGCGGCTCGAACTGGGGCTCGCTGAAGACGCAACGAGCCCCGACCTGTTTGATGCGGTTGCGGATTTCGCTGAGGCGGCGGGCGCCGGGGGTCCGTTCGGGACTGACGCTGATGGCGCCGGCGGGGCTGAGGCCGTAACGTGCCTCGAAGTAGGGGAAGGCGTCGTGAAAGACGATATAGGGGAGGCCGGCGACCGCTTGCAGCTGCTTCCGCAGCTCCTGGTCGAGAGCGGTCAGCCGTTGCCGGAGGTGGCCGGCATTGGCGCGGTAGCTCTCGGCGTTACCGGGGTCGATTTCGGCAAGCAGAGCTGATACCCCGGCGACGATCATCTCGGCATTGGTCGGATCGAGCCAGAGGTGCAGGTTCAGCTCGCCGTGACCGTGGCGATCCGCCCCGGTCCCTTCGCCGTGGTGTGCGGCGCTCTCCCAGACCCCGCCTTCCCGGGCCGGCAGCAGCTTGAGCCCCGGCAGGGTAGCGACAGAAAGGACCCGTGCCTTTGCCGCCAGGGTGGCGAGGGGGCGGTTGAGAAAGGTCTCGAAATCTTCCGAGATGCGGACCACCAGATCGGCCCGGCTCAGTTCGCGGGCGTCGGAGGGGCGCAGGCTGTAGCTGTGGGGGGACCCGGCGCCGGGGATCAGGAGGGTCGGTGTGCCGACCCCGGCCATGACGCCGGCGACCAGGGCGTGGAGGGGCTTGATGGTGACCACCACCTGCGGCGCGGCAACGGCGCTGGCCGCCGGGGTGAAGAGGGCCAGCAACAGCAGGAGGCGAAGGTGGGGGGCGGGCATGGGAATCTCCTTGAAAAAGGATGGCAGGATGTCGGCAAATTATTATGTTATATTGTTGCAAAAGGCAAGGGGAGGGAACCCGGAAAGATGACGACCAGCAAGGGATTGGCCTGCGCCGGCGAGCGCCATGACACGTGTATCGACCGCGCCATGACAGCGGCCGAACGGCTCTGCCGCGAACGCGGCCTGCGACTGACGCCGCTGCGGCGCCAGGTACTGGAGCTGATCTGGGGAAGCCACCGGCCGATCGGCGCCTATGCGCTGCTCGAAAAACTGCGGGAGCGTTGGGGCCGGACGGCACCGCCGACGGTCTACCGGGCCCTCGAGTTTCTCCAGGGGCAGGGACTGGTCCACCGCCTCGCCTCCCTCAACGCCTTTGCCGGCTGTGCCCGCCCCGGGCAGCCCCATGCCGGCCAGTTCCTGATCTGTGCCTCCTGCCAGAACCTGACCGAGATCGACGACCCGCAGCTGCATGGCGCTATCGCCGACAGCGCCGGGGCGGCCGGTTTTACCGTCCAGCATCCGACCGTCGAACTCCTCGGCCTCTGCGCCGCCTGCCGGAAGGAGGGGGAAATATGAGCCACGACCGGCAAGGCAGCGCCGGGGAAATATTGGCCGCCGCCGAAGCCGTCCACGTGCACCTGGGGCGGGGGGAGGTCCTTTCCGGGGTCGATCTGGAGGTGCGCCGCGGCGAGATCGTCACCATCGTCGGCCCCAACGGCGCCGGCAAGACCACCCTGTTGCGGGTGCTGCTCGGCCTGCTGGCGCCGACCGCGGGGCGGGTGGTGCTGAGCCCGGGGGTGCGCATCGGCTACATGCCGCAGCGGATCCAGGTCGATGCGGTACTCCCCTTGAGCGTGCGGCGCTTTCTGACCCTGACCGGGCAGCGCTCCCTCTCCGAGCTGCGCCGCGTCCTCGCCGAAGTCGGCGCACCGATGCTGCTGGATCGCCCGGTTCAGGCTCTTTCCGGCGGT is a window encoding:
- a CDS encoding potassium channel family protein — encoded protein: MKKKFCVIGLGNFGYHIVSTLYAEGHEVTAIDTDKEKVQAVKDVCDYAILGDAANKDFLASQGVQEMDAVVVSTGEHSHLSTLMTLYLKELKVPRIVVKAISEDHGRILDRVGATDVIYPEKDMAIRAARNLSSPNVLEFIPLAEDYSLSETAPPKHFLGKTLIDLDLRKKFHLTIIAIKDVLTDQFIPAPPPTYQIKDSDILVILGKTDDIDKALEVRK
- a CDS encoding Fur family transcriptional regulator, producing the protein MTTSKGLACAGERHDTCIDRAMTAAERLCRERGLRLTPLRRQVLELIWGSHRPIGAYALLEKLRERWGRTAPPTVYRALEFLQGQGLVHRLASLNAFAGCARPGQPHAGQFLICASCQNLTEIDDPQLHGAIADSAGAAGFTVQHPTVELLGLCAACRKEGEI
- a CDS encoding zinc ABC transporter substrate-binding protein, which codes for MPAPHLRLLLLLALFTPAASAVAAPQVVVTIKPLHALVAGVMAGVGTPTLLIPGAGSPHSYSLRPSDARELSRADLVVRISEDFETFLNRPLATLAAKARVLSVATLPGLKLLPAREGGVWESAAHHGEGTGADRHGHGELNLHLWLDPTNAEMIVAGVSALLAEIDPGNAESYRANAGHLRQRLTALDQELRKQLQAVAGLPYIVFHDAFPYFEARYGLSPAGAISVSPERTPGARRLSEIRNRIKQVGARCVFSEPQFEPRLATLLTAGTGARTGILDPLGADLAAGPEAYFTLLRTLAANLVTGLSPPGTGPGK
- a CDS encoding TrkH family potassium uptake protein, translated to MNSSLVIKTIKNLSPAQALVFYYALAILIGSLLLATPWAAHGTPLSLLDALFTATSAQCVTGLIVVDTGTKLTLFGQCVVLVLIQIGGLGIMTFSVYLFIYLKVGVSSRGRWIIHETLMHSPVSSWRELIRGIFLLTLGIEAVGALLLAFAFVPVLGFWDGIYSALFHSISAFCNAGFSLFSDSLVGFRDNPLVNLTVMALIILGGIGFLVIRELIEVGRTRSLKRSQRPKLSLHTKIVLVASSFLIVYGALMIAWLEGGNALAGMPFMEGFWTALFQSVTARTAGFNTIDLNAFRAPTVFLVIFLMFVGASPGSAGGGVKTTSMALFFAIFYSRLKGNQHTSLFRRTIPEEVITKGLALVLLAIILIALALFGLMIVQSSDLAHENMREFLGYTFEAFSAFGTVGLSIGATAKLNPMGKLIIILLMFVGRVGLLTMAFAIAGRVRRHAPRYAEENIMIG
- a CDS encoding ATP-binding cassette domain-containing protein, producing the protein MSHDRQGSAGEILAAAEAVHVHLGRGEVLSGVDLEVRRGEIVTIVGPNGAGKTTLLRVLLGLLAPTAGRVVLSPGVRIGYMPQRIQVDAVLPLSVRRFLTLTGQRSLSELRRVLAEVGAPMLLDRPVQALSGGEMQRVLLAKALLRDPDLLVLDEPVQGVDVQGQLELFGLISRIRQERGCAVLMVSHDLHLVMAATDRVVCLNRHVCCTGTPDAVQGSAAFIELFSPQVVANLAIYAHQHDHSHDPVSGKENNHG